GCCTACGACGGCCTGCAGCGACGGCGTCAGGGTCACGTCGCCCACCTCGATGAGCTTGGGAAATTTGTTCAGGTCGCGCAAGAACGTCTGGAGGTCCGCGTAGGTGCCCGACAACTCCATGTTCACGGGCACCACCTGGAACGACTGATTCACATACACGATCGCGTTCTGACGCGCGCTCGGGGTTGCCGACGGACCGGGCTTCGCACCGGCGGCAAGTGTGGTCGAAGCCACTCCCGTGCCCGTCGCGGCGCCAACCGTGGTGGGCGCCGGCGTGCCGTTTTGCGGCTGACCCTGCGGGCCCGCCTCGCCCGTCTGCGCGGCAGTGGCGTTGATCTGCTGACTCTCGCCGTTCGACGCGCCGGCAACGCGGGCCGCGGCCCCGATCGCCGGAATGGCGTTACCGACCGCTTGCGGACCGCCCGCATTAGCGGCCGGCGCGGCCGTGGCCCCGCCGGTGGGCGTCGGCAGCGGTTGCGGCACGACCGCCGTGACGATCAGGCCGTCGTGGGTCGCGAGCGCTTCGATCTGTTTCAAATATGATGGGATGTAGGCGCGCGTGTCCGCTGTCAGCTCGACGCCGCTCAAGCGCGATTGGATCTGGTGCTCGAGGGCCAAATATTCCGGCTTCTGGTCCGCCACGCGTTTTAGATCGTCGTAGTTCTGCGTGAGTTGCGTCAGATGCGCGCGGTCGGCCGTCAGC
Above is a genomic segment from Candidatus Eremiobacteraceae bacterium containing:
- the pilO gene encoding type 4a pilus biogenesis protein PilO — protein: MNFQLTPFNRNIILAAIIVVIAFIAYFSTYQPKNNELTADRAHLTQLTQNYDDLKRVADQKPEYLALEHQIQSRLSGVELTADTRAYIPSYLKQIEALATHDGLIVTAVVPQPLPTPTGGATAAPAANAGGPQAVGNAIPAIGAAARVAGASNGESQQINATAAQTGEAGPQGQPQNGTPAPTTVGAATGTGVASTTLAAGAKPGPSATPSARQNAIVYVNQSFQVVPVNMELSGTYADLQTFLRDLNKFPKLIEVGDVTLTPSLQAVVGETPSLHIVLPIKAYRLTAGQPVTPQTNAAPAPGNGG